The nucleotide sequence GAGAAGGTGGCAAAACTGTTGGTGCTGGTGTAGTTACTGAGATTATTAAGTGAGGCAAAAATGAGAGAAATAGTTTATCTTGCTTGCAGTCAATGCAAAAATAAAAACTATACAAGCACACGGGACAAAAAGAAATCAAAGGATAAGTTGGAATTGAGGAA is from Desulfurella sp. and encodes:
- the rpmG gene encoding 50S ribosomal protein L33 encodes the protein MREIVYLACSQCKNKNYTSTRDKKKSKDKLELRKYCPHCNTHTIHKEVK